Proteins encoded in a region of the Cygnus olor isolate bCygOlo1 chromosome 4, bCygOlo1.pri.v2, whole genome shotgun sequence genome:
- the SPATA18 gene encoding mitochondria-eating protein isoform X4, which produces MADSLRRLVSAESCRLLQEKLENWYRDYEINTCDQNLNRCCEIIEMNSVIQGQLFTILNETSREGGHYAGVETIKTRLLPWLGTCFSCATSGGLFESGLSFIQDSVEKERQLRQLATSQTFQLQELQEDLTSTRLGLNHVHQDLKDSRAREEDSLRKLDRWNDYEQQIQMLRDEISILDAQKSVLQSRLARSRSPSPRRSRSPSPLPLRSCSPGRARRTNASRHACLVARFGDIYAHERLDAETLLRTYITDKEMVQRIIYTAAVESFQAAKMAYRQFKMRVRKTLSLGHTGLESLEDTVLDYIVRHEDLYDVQASVNEVIRSMNMNPKISFPPEVDFIVISSLIRELCRVAFSMQTLIPPLDIAFGMDGELFSETKYHRSLDSDFTAALVAYHVWPALMENDVVIVKGEAVTKRGALWSRRSRSRSRSRSCSVSPLLSHLSRSRSPSPLRSGSPRH; this is translated from the exons ATGGCCGACAGCTTGAGGAGGCTGGTCAGCGCCGAGAGCTGccggctgctgcaggagaagctggagaaCTGGTACCGGGACTACGAG ATTAATACCTGTGATCAGAATCTGAACCGATGCTgtgaaataatagaaatgaaCTCTGTGATTCAAGGGCAGCTCTTCACAATCCTCAATGAAACGTCTCGAGAAG GTGGGCATTATGCAGGTGTAGAAACAATAAAAACTCGTCTTCTGCCATGGCTAGGaacttgtttttcctgtgctaCTTCAGGAGGGCTCTTTGAAAGTGGCCTCTCTTTCATTCAG gATTCGGTTGAGAAAGAGAGGCAGCTGAGGCAACTGGCCACCAGTCAGActttccagctgcaggagcttCAGGAAGATCTCACTTCAACGCGTCTAGGGCTCAACCATGTGCATCAAGA TCTGAAGGATTCCCGTGCCCGAGAGGAGGACTCTCTGAGGAAGTTAGATCGTTGGAATGATTATGAGCAGCAGATTCAAATGCTGCGGGATGAGATTTCTATCCTGGATGCCCAAAAGTCTGTTCTCCAGAGCAG ACTTGCGCGGAGCCGCTCTCCTTCCCCAAGACGCAGCAGGTCGCCCAGTCCGCTTCCCTTGAGGAGCTGCTCACCTGGCCGAGCCAGGCGGACAAACGCTTCCCGTCACGCCTGCCTGGTAGCTCGCTTCGGTGACATCTATGCTCATGAACGCTTGGATGCAGAGACCCTTCTGAGGACATACATCACTGACAAAGAGATGGTGCAGAGGATAATATACACTGCAGCTGTG GAGTCTTTCCAAGCAGCGAAGATGGCCTACAGGCAATTCAAAATGCGTGTAAGAAAGACTCTGTCTTTAGGTCACACAGGGCTTGAGTCACTTGAAGACACTGTCCTGGATTATATAGTTCGCCATGAGGATCTGTACGATGTTCAAGCCAGTGTCAAT gaagTAATTCGCTCCATGAACATGAACCCAAAGATTTCATTCCCACCAGAAGTCGATTTCATTGTGATCAGCAGTTTGATTCGAGAGCTCTGCCGTGTGGCTTTTTCAATGCAGACCCTCATCCCTCCTCTTGATATTGCCTTTGGTATGGATGGCGAACTCTTCAGTGAGACCAA GTACCATCGTAGTTTGGACTCTGATTTCACAGCTGCTTTGGTGGCCTATCATGTATGGCCTGCTTTGATGGAAAATGATGTTGTAATTGTGAAGGGAGAGGCAGTCACCAAAAGAGGAGCTCTG TGGTCTCGCAGGAGCAGAAGTAGAAGCAGAAGCCGGAGCTGTAGCGTGAGTCCTCTTCTATCTCAT TTATCTCGAAGCCGCAGTCCTTCACCACTGAGGAGCGGAAGCCCAA GACATTAA
- the SPATA18 gene encoding mitochondria-eating protein isoform X7 has product MNSVIQGQLFTILNETSREGGHYAGVETIKTRLLPWLGTCFSCATSGGLFESGLSFIQDSVEKERQLRQLATSQTFQLQELQEDLTSTRLGLNHVHQDLKDSRAREEDSLRKLDRWNDYEQQIQMLRDEISILDAQKSVLQSRLARSRSPSPRRSRSPSPLPLRSCSPGRARRTNASRHACLVARFGDIYAHERLDAETLLRTYITDKEMVQRIIYTAAVESFQAAKMAYRQFKMRVRKTLSLGHTGLESLEDTVLDYIVRHEDLYDVQASVNEVIRSMNMNPKISFPPEVDFIVISSLIRELCRVAFSMQTLIPPLDIAFGMDGELFSETKYHRSLDSDFTAALVAYHVWPALMENDVVIVKGEAVTKRGALWSRRSRSRSRSRSCSVSPLLSHLSRSRSPSPLRSGSPRH; this is encoded by the exons atgaaCTCTGTGATTCAAGGGCAGCTCTTCACAATCCTCAATGAAACGTCTCGAGAAG GTGGGCATTATGCAGGTGTAGAAACAATAAAAACTCGTCTTCTGCCATGGCTAGGaacttgtttttcctgtgctaCTTCAGGAGGGCTCTTTGAAAGTGGCCTCTCTTTCATTCAG gATTCGGTTGAGAAAGAGAGGCAGCTGAGGCAACTGGCCACCAGTCAGActttccagctgcaggagcttCAGGAAGATCTCACTTCAACGCGTCTAGGGCTCAACCATGTGCATCAAGA TCTGAAGGATTCCCGTGCCCGAGAGGAGGACTCTCTGAGGAAGTTAGATCGTTGGAATGATTATGAGCAGCAGATTCAAATGCTGCGGGATGAGATTTCTATCCTGGATGCCCAAAAGTCTGTTCTCCAGAGCAG ACTTGCGCGGAGCCGCTCTCCTTCCCCAAGACGCAGCAGGTCGCCCAGTCCGCTTCCCTTGAGGAGCTGCTCACCTGGCCGAGCCAGGCGGACAAACGCTTCCCGTCACGCCTGCCTGGTAGCTCGCTTCGGTGACATCTATGCTCATGAACGCTTGGATGCAGAGACCCTTCTGAGGACATACATCACTGACAAAGAGATGGTGCAGAGGATAATATACACTGCAGCTGTG GAGTCTTTCCAAGCAGCGAAGATGGCCTACAGGCAATTCAAAATGCGTGTAAGAAAGACTCTGTCTTTAGGTCACACAGGGCTTGAGTCACTTGAAGACACTGTCCTGGATTATATAGTTCGCCATGAGGATCTGTACGATGTTCAAGCCAGTGTCAAT gaagTAATTCGCTCCATGAACATGAACCCAAAGATTTCATTCCCACCAGAAGTCGATTTCATTGTGATCAGCAGTTTGATTCGAGAGCTCTGCCGTGTGGCTTTTTCAATGCAGACCCTCATCCCTCCTCTTGATATTGCCTTTGGTATGGATGGCGAACTCTTCAGTGAGACCAA GTACCATCGTAGTTTGGACTCTGATTTCACAGCTGCTTTGGTGGCCTATCATGTATGGCCTGCTTTGATGGAAAATGATGTTGTAATTGTGAAGGGAGAGGCAGTCACCAAAAGAGGAGCTCTG TGGTCTCGCAGGAGCAGAAGTAGAAGCAGAAGCCGGAGCTGTAGCGTGAGTCCTCTTCTATCTCAT TTATCTCGAAGCCGCAGTCCTTCACCACTGAGGAGCGGAAGCCCAA GACATTAA
- the SPATA18 gene encoding mitochondria-eating protein isoform X3: MRQGRELRFVNPKFSQQKQSGQDPHPYIPMSLMPQSTGRRHEPVAIHHVLQSINTCDQNLNRCCEIIEMNSVIQGQLFTILNETSREGGHYAGVETIKTRLLPWLGTCFSCATSGGLFESGLSFIQDSVEKERQLRQLATSQTFQLQELQEDLTSTRLGLNHVHQDLKDSRAREEDSLRKLDRWNDYEQQIQMLRDEISILDAQKSVLQSRLARSRSPSPRRSRSPSPLPLRSCSPGRARRTNASRHACLVARFGDIYAHERLDAETLLRTYITDKEMVQRIIYTAAVESFQAAKMAYRQFKMRVRKTLSLGHTGLESLEDTVLDYIVRHEDLYDVQASVNEVIRSMNMNPKISFPPEVDFIVISSLIRELCRVAFSMQTLIPPLDIAFGMDGELFSETKYHRSLDSDFTAALVAYHVWPALMENDVVIVKGEAVTKRGALLSRSRSPSPLRSGSPRH; encoded by the exons ATGAGGCAAGGAAGGGAACTGAGATTTGTAAATCCTAAATTCTCTCAGCAAAAACAGTCTGGACAGGATCCTCACCCCTATATCCCCATGTCTCTGATGCCTCAGAGCACTGGCCGTCGTCATGAGCCTGTAGCCATCCACCATGTGCTGCAGTCG ATTAATACCTGTGATCAGAATCTGAACCGATGCTgtgaaataatagaaatgaaCTCTGTGATTCAAGGGCAGCTCTTCACAATCCTCAATGAAACGTCTCGAGAAG GTGGGCATTATGCAGGTGTAGAAACAATAAAAACTCGTCTTCTGCCATGGCTAGGaacttgtttttcctgtgctaCTTCAGGAGGGCTCTTTGAAAGTGGCCTCTCTTTCATTCAG gATTCGGTTGAGAAAGAGAGGCAGCTGAGGCAACTGGCCACCAGTCAGActttccagctgcaggagcttCAGGAAGATCTCACTTCAACGCGTCTAGGGCTCAACCATGTGCATCAAGA TCTGAAGGATTCCCGTGCCCGAGAGGAGGACTCTCTGAGGAAGTTAGATCGTTGGAATGATTATGAGCAGCAGATTCAAATGCTGCGGGATGAGATTTCTATCCTGGATGCCCAAAAGTCTGTTCTCCAGAGCAG ACTTGCGCGGAGCCGCTCTCCTTCCCCAAGACGCAGCAGGTCGCCCAGTCCGCTTCCCTTGAGGAGCTGCTCACCTGGCCGAGCCAGGCGGACAAACGCTTCCCGTCACGCCTGCCTGGTAGCTCGCTTCGGTGACATCTATGCTCATGAACGCTTGGATGCAGAGACCCTTCTGAGGACATACATCACTGACAAAGAGATGGTGCAGAGGATAATATACACTGCAGCTGTG GAGTCTTTCCAAGCAGCGAAGATGGCCTACAGGCAATTCAAAATGCGTGTAAGAAAGACTCTGTCTTTAGGTCACACAGGGCTTGAGTCACTTGAAGACACTGTCCTGGATTATATAGTTCGCCATGAGGATCTGTACGATGTTCAAGCCAGTGTCAAT gaagTAATTCGCTCCATGAACATGAACCCAAAGATTTCATTCCCACCAGAAGTCGATTTCATTGTGATCAGCAGTTTGATTCGAGAGCTCTGCCGTGTGGCTTTTTCAATGCAGACCCTCATCCCTCCTCTTGATATTGCCTTTGGTATGGATGGCGAACTCTTCAGTGAGACCAA GTACCATCGTAGTTTGGACTCTGATTTCACAGCTGCTTTGGTGGCCTATCATGTATGGCCTGCTTTGATGGAAAATGATGTTGTAATTGTGAAGGGAGAGGCAGTCACCAAAAGAGGAGCTCTG TTATCTCGAAGCCGCAGTCCTTCACCACTGAGGAGCGGAAGCCCAA GACATTAA
- the SPATA18 gene encoding mitochondria-eating protein isoform X2 has translation MRQGRELRFVNPKFSQQKQSGQDPHPYIPMSLMPQSTGRRHEPVAIHHVLQSINTCDQNLNRCCEIIEMNSVIQGQLFTILNETSREGGHYAGVETIKTRLLPWLGTCFSCATSGGLFESGLSFIQDSVEKERQLRQLATSQTFQLQELQEDLTSTRLGLNHVHQDLKDSRAREEDSLRKLDRWNDYEQQIQMLRDEISILDAQKSVLQSRLARSRSPSPRRSRSPSPLPLRSCSPGRARRTNASRHACLVARFGDIYAHERLDAETLLRTYITDKEMVQRIIYTAAVESFQAAKMAYRQFKMRVRKTLSLGHTGLESLEDTVLDYIVRHEDLYDVQASVNEVIRSMNMNPKISFPPEVDFIVISSLIRELCRVAFSMQTLIPPLDIAFGMDGELFSETKYHRSLDSDFTAALVAYHVWPALMENDVVIVKGEAVTKRGALWSRRSRSRSRSRSCSLSRSRSPSPLRSGSPRH, from the exons ATGAGGCAAGGAAGGGAACTGAGATTTGTAAATCCTAAATTCTCTCAGCAAAAACAGTCTGGACAGGATCCTCACCCCTATATCCCCATGTCTCTGATGCCTCAGAGCACTGGCCGTCGTCATGAGCCTGTAGCCATCCACCATGTGCTGCAGTCG ATTAATACCTGTGATCAGAATCTGAACCGATGCTgtgaaataatagaaatgaaCTCTGTGATTCAAGGGCAGCTCTTCACAATCCTCAATGAAACGTCTCGAGAAG GTGGGCATTATGCAGGTGTAGAAACAATAAAAACTCGTCTTCTGCCATGGCTAGGaacttgtttttcctgtgctaCTTCAGGAGGGCTCTTTGAAAGTGGCCTCTCTTTCATTCAG gATTCGGTTGAGAAAGAGAGGCAGCTGAGGCAACTGGCCACCAGTCAGActttccagctgcaggagcttCAGGAAGATCTCACTTCAACGCGTCTAGGGCTCAACCATGTGCATCAAGA TCTGAAGGATTCCCGTGCCCGAGAGGAGGACTCTCTGAGGAAGTTAGATCGTTGGAATGATTATGAGCAGCAGATTCAAATGCTGCGGGATGAGATTTCTATCCTGGATGCCCAAAAGTCTGTTCTCCAGAGCAG ACTTGCGCGGAGCCGCTCTCCTTCCCCAAGACGCAGCAGGTCGCCCAGTCCGCTTCCCTTGAGGAGCTGCTCACCTGGCCGAGCCAGGCGGACAAACGCTTCCCGTCACGCCTGCCTGGTAGCTCGCTTCGGTGACATCTATGCTCATGAACGCTTGGATGCAGAGACCCTTCTGAGGACATACATCACTGACAAAGAGATGGTGCAGAGGATAATATACACTGCAGCTGTG GAGTCTTTCCAAGCAGCGAAGATGGCCTACAGGCAATTCAAAATGCGTGTAAGAAAGACTCTGTCTTTAGGTCACACAGGGCTTGAGTCACTTGAAGACACTGTCCTGGATTATATAGTTCGCCATGAGGATCTGTACGATGTTCAAGCCAGTGTCAAT gaagTAATTCGCTCCATGAACATGAACCCAAAGATTTCATTCCCACCAGAAGTCGATTTCATTGTGATCAGCAGTTTGATTCGAGAGCTCTGCCGTGTGGCTTTTTCAATGCAGACCCTCATCCCTCCTCTTGATATTGCCTTTGGTATGGATGGCGAACTCTTCAGTGAGACCAA GTACCATCGTAGTTTGGACTCTGATTTCACAGCTGCTTTGGTGGCCTATCATGTATGGCCTGCTTTGATGGAAAATGATGTTGTAATTGTGAAGGGAGAGGCAGTCACCAAAAGAGGAGCTCTG TGGTCTCGCAGGAGCAGAAGTAGAAGCAGAAGCCGGAGCTGTAGC TTATCTCGAAGCCGCAGTCCTTCACCACTGAGGAGCGGAAGCCCAA GACATTAA
- the SPATA18 gene encoding mitochondria-eating protein isoform X5 has protein sequence MRQGRELRFVNPKFSQQKQSGQDPHPYIPMSLMPQSTGRRHEPVAIHHVLQSINTCDQNLNRCCEIIEMNSVIQGQLFTILNETSREGGHYAGVETIKTRLLPWLGTCFSCATSGGLFESGLSFIQDSVEKERQLRQLATSQTFQLQELQEDLTSTRLGLNHVHQELARSRSPSPRRSRSPSPLPLRSCSPGRARRTNASRHACLVARFGDIYAHERLDAETLLRTYITDKEMVQRIIYTAAVESFQAAKMAYRQFKMRVRKTLSLGHTGLESLEDTVLDYIVRHEDLYDVQASVNEVIRSMNMNPKISFPPEVDFIVISSLIRELCRVAFSMQTLIPPLDIAFGMDGELFSETKYHRSLDSDFTAALVAYHVWPALMENDVVIVKGEAVTKRGALWSRRSRSRSRSRSCSVSPLLSHLSRSRSPSPLRSGSPRH, from the exons ATGAGGCAAGGAAGGGAACTGAGATTTGTAAATCCTAAATTCTCTCAGCAAAAACAGTCTGGACAGGATCCTCACCCCTATATCCCCATGTCTCTGATGCCTCAGAGCACTGGCCGTCGTCATGAGCCTGTAGCCATCCACCATGTGCTGCAGTCG ATTAATACCTGTGATCAGAATCTGAACCGATGCTgtgaaataatagaaatgaaCTCTGTGATTCAAGGGCAGCTCTTCACAATCCTCAATGAAACGTCTCGAGAAG GTGGGCATTATGCAGGTGTAGAAACAATAAAAACTCGTCTTCTGCCATGGCTAGGaacttgtttttcctgtgctaCTTCAGGAGGGCTCTTTGAAAGTGGCCTCTCTTTCATTCAG gATTCGGTTGAGAAAGAGAGGCAGCTGAGGCAACTGGCCACCAGTCAGActttccagctgcaggagcttCAGGAAGATCTCACTTCAACGCGTCTAGGGCTCAACCATGTGCATCAAGA ACTTGCGCGGAGCCGCTCTCCTTCCCCAAGACGCAGCAGGTCGCCCAGTCCGCTTCCCTTGAGGAGCTGCTCACCTGGCCGAGCCAGGCGGACAAACGCTTCCCGTCACGCCTGCCTGGTAGCTCGCTTCGGTGACATCTATGCTCATGAACGCTTGGATGCAGAGACCCTTCTGAGGACATACATCACTGACAAAGAGATGGTGCAGAGGATAATATACACTGCAGCTGTG GAGTCTTTCCAAGCAGCGAAGATGGCCTACAGGCAATTCAAAATGCGTGTAAGAAAGACTCTGTCTTTAGGTCACACAGGGCTTGAGTCACTTGAAGACACTGTCCTGGATTATATAGTTCGCCATGAGGATCTGTACGATGTTCAAGCCAGTGTCAAT gaagTAATTCGCTCCATGAACATGAACCCAAAGATTTCATTCCCACCAGAAGTCGATTTCATTGTGATCAGCAGTTTGATTCGAGAGCTCTGCCGTGTGGCTTTTTCAATGCAGACCCTCATCCCTCCTCTTGATATTGCCTTTGGTATGGATGGCGAACTCTTCAGTGAGACCAA GTACCATCGTAGTTTGGACTCTGATTTCACAGCTGCTTTGGTGGCCTATCATGTATGGCCTGCTTTGATGGAAAATGATGTTGTAATTGTGAAGGGAGAGGCAGTCACCAAAAGAGGAGCTCTG TGGTCTCGCAGGAGCAGAAGTAGAAGCAGAAGCCGGAGCTGTAGCGTGAGTCCTCTTCTATCTCAT TTATCTCGAAGCCGCAGTCCTTCACCACTGAGGAGCGGAAGCCCAA GACATTAA
- the SPATA18 gene encoding mitochondria-eating protein isoform X1, which yields MRQGRELRFVNPKFSQQKQSGQDPHPYIPMSLMPQSTGRRHEPVAIHHVLQSINTCDQNLNRCCEIIEMNSVIQGQLFTILNETSREGGHYAGVETIKTRLLPWLGTCFSCATSGGLFESGLSFIQDSVEKERQLRQLATSQTFQLQELQEDLTSTRLGLNHVHQDLKDSRAREEDSLRKLDRWNDYEQQIQMLRDEISILDAQKSVLQSRLARSRSPSPRRSRSPSPLPLRSCSPGRARRTNASRHACLVARFGDIYAHERLDAETLLRTYITDKEMVQRIIYTAAVESFQAAKMAYRQFKMRVRKTLSLGHTGLESLEDTVLDYIVRHEDLYDVQASVNEVIRSMNMNPKISFPPEVDFIVISSLIRELCRVAFSMQTLIPPLDIAFGMDGELFSETKYHRSLDSDFTAALVAYHVWPALMENDVVIVKGEAVTKRGALWSRRSRSRSRSRSCSVSPLLSHLSRSRSPSPLRSGSPRH from the exons ATGAGGCAAGGAAGGGAACTGAGATTTGTAAATCCTAAATTCTCTCAGCAAAAACAGTCTGGACAGGATCCTCACCCCTATATCCCCATGTCTCTGATGCCTCAGAGCACTGGCCGTCGTCATGAGCCTGTAGCCATCCACCATGTGCTGCAGTCG ATTAATACCTGTGATCAGAATCTGAACCGATGCTgtgaaataatagaaatgaaCTCTGTGATTCAAGGGCAGCTCTTCACAATCCTCAATGAAACGTCTCGAGAAG GTGGGCATTATGCAGGTGTAGAAACAATAAAAACTCGTCTTCTGCCATGGCTAGGaacttgtttttcctgtgctaCTTCAGGAGGGCTCTTTGAAAGTGGCCTCTCTTTCATTCAG gATTCGGTTGAGAAAGAGAGGCAGCTGAGGCAACTGGCCACCAGTCAGActttccagctgcaggagcttCAGGAAGATCTCACTTCAACGCGTCTAGGGCTCAACCATGTGCATCAAGA TCTGAAGGATTCCCGTGCCCGAGAGGAGGACTCTCTGAGGAAGTTAGATCGTTGGAATGATTATGAGCAGCAGATTCAAATGCTGCGGGATGAGATTTCTATCCTGGATGCCCAAAAGTCTGTTCTCCAGAGCAG ACTTGCGCGGAGCCGCTCTCCTTCCCCAAGACGCAGCAGGTCGCCCAGTCCGCTTCCCTTGAGGAGCTGCTCACCTGGCCGAGCCAGGCGGACAAACGCTTCCCGTCACGCCTGCCTGGTAGCTCGCTTCGGTGACATCTATGCTCATGAACGCTTGGATGCAGAGACCCTTCTGAGGACATACATCACTGACAAAGAGATGGTGCAGAGGATAATATACACTGCAGCTGTG GAGTCTTTCCAAGCAGCGAAGATGGCCTACAGGCAATTCAAAATGCGTGTAAGAAAGACTCTGTCTTTAGGTCACACAGGGCTTGAGTCACTTGAAGACACTGTCCTGGATTATATAGTTCGCCATGAGGATCTGTACGATGTTCAAGCCAGTGTCAAT gaagTAATTCGCTCCATGAACATGAACCCAAAGATTTCATTCCCACCAGAAGTCGATTTCATTGTGATCAGCAGTTTGATTCGAGAGCTCTGCCGTGTGGCTTTTTCAATGCAGACCCTCATCCCTCCTCTTGATATTGCCTTTGGTATGGATGGCGAACTCTTCAGTGAGACCAA GTACCATCGTAGTTTGGACTCTGATTTCACAGCTGCTTTGGTGGCCTATCATGTATGGCCTGCTTTGATGGAAAATGATGTTGTAATTGTGAAGGGAGAGGCAGTCACCAAAAGAGGAGCTCTG TGGTCTCGCAGGAGCAGAAGTAGAAGCAGAAGCCGGAGCTGTAGCGTGAGTCCTCTTCTATCTCAT TTATCTCGAAGCCGCAGTCCTTCACCACTGAGGAGCGGAAGCCCAA GACATTAA
- the SPATA18 gene encoding mitochondria-eating protein isoform X6 translates to MADSLRRLVSAESCRLLQEKLENWYRDYEINTCDQNLNRCCEIIEMNSVIQGQLFTILNETSREGGHYAGVETIKTRLLPWLGTCFSCATSGGLFESGLSFIQDSVEKERQLRQLATSQTFQLQELQEDLTSTRLGLNHVHQDLKDSRAREEDSLRKLDRWNDYEQQIQMLRDEISILDAQKSVLQSRLARSRSPSPRRSRSPSPLPLRSCSPGRARRTNASRHACLVARFGDIYAHERLDAETLLRTYITDKEMVQRIIYTAAVESFQAAKMAYRQFKMRVRKTLSLGHTGLESLEDTVLDYIVRHEDLYDVQASVNEVIRSMNMNPKISFPPEVDFIVISSLIRELCRVAFSMQTLIPPLDIAFGMDGELFSETKYHRSLDSDFTAALVAYHVWPALMENDVVIVKGEAVTKRGALWSRRSRSRSRSRSCSVSPLLSHLSRSRSPSPLRSGSPSTWAY, encoded by the exons ATGGCCGACAGCTTGAGGAGGCTGGTCAGCGCCGAGAGCTGccggctgctgcaggagaagctggagaaCTGGTACCGGGACTACGAG ATTAATACCTGTGATCAGAATCTGAACCGATGCTgtgaaataatagaaatgaaCTCTGTGATTCAAGGGCAGCTCTTCACAATCCTCAATGAAACGTCTCGAGAAG GTGGGCATTATGCAGGTGTAGAAACAATAAAAACTCGTCTTCTGCCATGGCTAGGaacttgtttttcctgtgctaCTTCAGGAGGGCTCTTTGAAAGTGGCCTCTCTTTCATTCAG gATTCGGTTGAGAAAGAGAGGCAGCTGAGGCAACTGGCCACCAGTCAGActttccagctgcaggagcttCAGGAAGATCTCACTTCAACGCGTCTAGGGCTCAACCATGTGCATCAAGA TCTGAAGGATTCCCGTGCCCGAGAGGAGGACTCTCTGAGGAAGTTAGATCGTTGGAATGATTATGAGCAGCAGATTCAAATGCTGCGGGATGAGATTTCTATCCTGGATGCCCAAAAGTCTGTTCTCCAGAGCAG ACTTGCGCGGAGCCGCTCTCCTTCCCCAAGACGCAGCAGGTCGCCCAGTCCGCTTCCCTTGAGGAGCTGCTCACCTGGCCGAGCCAGGCGGACAAACGCTTCCCGTCACGCCTGCCTGGTAGCTCGCTTCGGTGACATCTATGCTCATGAACGCTTGGATGCAGAGACCCTTCTGAGGACATACATCACTGACAAAGAGATGGTGCAGAGGATAATATACACTGCAGCTGTG GAGTCTTTCCAAGCAGCGAAGATGGCCTACAGGCAATTCAAAATGCGTGTAAGAAAGACTCTGTCTTTAGGTCACACAGGGCTTGAGTCACTTGAAGACACTGTCCTGGATTATATAGTTCGCCATGAGGATCTGTACGATGTTCAAGCCAGTGTCAAT gaagTAATTCGCTCCATGAACATGAACCCAAAGATTTCATTCCCACCAGAAGTCGATTTCATTGTGATCAGCAGTTTGATTCGAGAGCTCTGCCGTGTGGCTTTTTCAATGCAGACCCTCATCCCTCCTCTTGATATTGCCTTTGGTATGGATGGCGAACTCTTCAGTGAGACCAA GTACCATCGTAGTTTGGACTCTGATTTCACAGCTGCTTTGGTGGCCTATCATGTATGGCCTGCTTTGATGGAAAATGATGTTGTAATTGTGAAGGGAGAGGCAGTCACCAAAAGAGGAGCTCTG TGGTCTCGCAGGAGCAGAAGTAGAAGCAGAAGCCGGAGCTGTAGCGTGAGTCCTCTTCTATCTCAT TTATCTCGAAGCCGCAGTCCTTCACCACTGAGGAGCGGAAGCCCAAGTACGTGGGCATATTAG